One region of Acropora muricata isolate sample 2 chromosome 13, ASM3666990v1, whole genome shotgun sequence genomic DNA includes:
- the LOC136895961 gene encoding uncharacterized protein translates to MAQLLQHNQEKYVPCLTKGTNKTILEKVPLHGDQLFEERARNVIWTYRDGVDDYEQLQGIDTEFADWHAKHTLYKTEFKMFVNHSSAAEIGTTRASINRTGKTNAAKGVENHYNEYSEFHARETEAHICASFMEMTGMQTISDKPGIAMPEKSVSKQTRAKWLLEICEEHVKKFVFNTDEISKLVAQTTELGGVDRESRWVSRASDCDRTYAYHSGRVRHEVEVHNLSFDGGQDTGDPYGYYYCRMRCGLVFKTKATRNRHEEKMHGEPLPEEAIPQDESQEDYKFNYHSAKLTFGLVMLEFNDAIKEGDGGRLFELYKLAMLLYKTHGHYKYAYAVLLYLVKCIAILPPSQALRLKWNRSFNGSGLPGKNIPLDLRKEHDNKDIKTMWRNLGANLDEHNAERTAGTLESRQLVYKSVDRDCDLKEQHFSRDNPKEEEAVHQIISDLLNNGVFMKKPSREGYSAFPKFKRDLIDSLDYRDLHKWMKEHIDLWGSIYQQEH, encoded by the exons ATGGCGCAACTTCTCCAGCACAACCAAGAAAAGTATGTACCCTGCTTAACCAAGGGAACCAACAAGACTATCCTTGAAAAAGTACCTCTGCATGGTGATCAGCTCTTTGAAGAGCGTGCCAGGAATGTCATCTGGACATACAGGGATGGAGTGGATGATTATGAACAACTTCAGGGAATTGACACAGAGTTTGCAGACTGGCATGCAAAGCACACTCTATACAAG ACAGAGTTCAAGATGTTTGTAAATCACTCTTCTGCTGCTGAAATTGGCACTACCAGAGCAAGCATCAATAGAACTGGCAAAACAAATGCCGCAAAGGGTGTGGAAAACCATTACAACGAGTATAGCGAGTTTCATGCCAGAGAGACAGAGGCCCACATATGTGCATCATTTATGGAAATGACAGGAATGCAGACCATCAGTg ATAAGCCTGGAATTGCCATGCCTGAGAAATCTGTGTCTAAGCAAACTAGAGCCAAATGGCTCCTGGAGATCTGTGAGGAACATGTAAAGAAATTTGTCTTCAACACAGATGAGATTTCAAAATTGGTAGCCCAGACTACAGAGCTTGGAGGAGTAGACCGAGAATCCAGATGGGTGAGTCGTGCATCTGATTGCGACAGGACTTATGCATATCACTCTGGAAGAGTAAG GCATGAAGTTGAGGTACACAATCTCTCGTTTGATGGTGGCCAAGACACCGGAGATCCTTACGGCTACTACTACTGTAGGATGCGGTGTGGACTAGTGTTCAAGACAAAGGCCACAAGAAACAG ACatgaagaaaaaatgcatgGAGAACCCCTTCCAGAGGAAGCCATACCACAAGATGAGAGTCAAGAAGACTATAAATTCAATTATCATAGTGCAAAGCTAACCTTTGGGCTAGTGATGCTTGAATTTAATGACGCTATTAAAGAAGGCGATGGAGGACGTCTGTTTGAATTGTATAAACTAGCTATGCTCTTGTACAAGACCCATGGGCATTACAAGTATGCATATGCTGTCCTTTTGTATCTGGTGAAGTGTATAGCAATCCTTCCACCATCACAGGCATTGAGATTAAAGTGGAATAGGAGTTTTAATGGAAGTGGTCTTCCTGGAAAAAACATCCCACTTGACCTACGGAAAGAACATGATAATAAGGACATCAAGACCATGTGGCGCAACCTGGGTGCTAACCTTGACGAACACAATGCAGAAAGAACAGCAGGAACTCTGGAATCAAGGCAACTTGTTTACAAGTCTGTTGACCGTGACTGTGATCTGAAGGAACAGCACTTCTCCCGGGACAACCCTAAGGAAGAAGAGGCTGTTCACCAGATCATCAGTGACTTGCTGAACAATGGCGTTTTTATGAAGAAACCTAGCCGTGAGGGGTATTCAGCATTCCCAAAGTTTAAAAGGGATCTCATCGATAGCCTTGACTACAGGGACCTGCACAAATGGATGAAAGAGCACATTGATCTGTGGGGTTCCATATACCAACAAGAACACTAA
- the LOC136895959 gene encoding uncharacterized protein, with the protein MSDTLSFDAALAEAVSFLSELGMSRVIRPEQKEAIYSLVHGSDLLAVLPTGFGKSLIFQLLIRVKQILSSNAACVIVVCPLKSIVQYQLTEASLMGLTATSLASASLQDVENGKYQLIFASAEEILAKPFLSSLKKSGSPLHQNLAAIIVDESHTVETWTGQRSTKKGNKSVAFRESFGNLGELRSFCKQGTPMGALTGTADQTTQETIRKVLCMRPDCSTVYVSPNRLNLRFLVKKVTKDVQLKELKWLANLIKEDGINCPKTIIFCNTMNEVAVVVNHLILELGRAVFYPEFSTVQDNCILGIYHSNSWQSTKDRVLAQFKTNGVKRMLIATTALCMGVNFPDVRYIVNWGPARSILDQHQEAGRAGRDGKKSHVIIIYHGKQVGHCEQEVKDFVRAKGCYRVAAYKTLDATIEPLEPLHDCCSYCSTICKCGGAQCDGTDLPFESGMQEESRGDNSNAKQREVTPEDRVTLKEALCEVRSDMGVEGLSLDKSFSHGFSMQLIEDITSKCDTIFTLQDIMCNFPVFSISNSLQILELIQEVFMDIPNLEETLRYLNLHSVHEVPNVYSRVHEWFDFDGIDLGVDNDNDPELLEL; encoded by the exons ATGTCGGACACTCTGAGTTTTGACGCTGCTCTCGCAGAAGCGGTTTCATTTCTCTCTGAGCTGGGTATGTCGCGTGTAATACGTCCCGAACAAAAGGAAGCCATTTATTCTCTTGTTCATGGAAGCGATTTATTAGCAGTTCTTCCGACCGGCTTTGGTAAAAGCCTCATCTTCCAGCTGTTGATCCGTGTGAAACAAATATTATCGTCGAATGCTGCGTGTGTGATTGTTGTCTGTCCGCTCAAAAGCATCGTGCAATATCAGTTAACAGAAGCATCTTTAATGGGTTTGACAGCGACATCCCTTGCTAGTGCTAGTTTACAAGATGTTGAAAACGGTAAATACCAACTGATCTTTGCGTCCGCAGAAGAAATACTAGCTAAGCCTTTTCTTTCTTCCCTGAAAAAGAGCGGTTCACCATTGCACCAAAACCTTGCTGCAATAATTGTGGACGAGTCCCACACTGTGGAAACTTGGACCGGACAAAG GTCAACAAAGAAAGGCAATAAATCCGTAGCTTTTCGTGAGTCATTTGGAAACCTCGGAGAACTGCGGTCTTTTTGCAAGCAAG GTACTCCTATGGGTGCCCTTACTGGTACTGCTGACCAAACAACGCAGGAAACAATAAGGAAAGTTCTTTGTATGAGGCCAGATTGCAGCACAGTGTATGTCAGTCCGAACCGTCTGAACTTGAGATTTTTGGTGAAAAAGGTAACAAAAGATGTGCAGTTAAAGGAGTTAAAGTGGCTTGCAAACCTGATCAAAGAGGACGGAATCAATTGCCCAAAGACAATCATTTTTTGTAATACGATGAATGAAGTCGCTGTTGTAGTGAACCATTTAATTTTAGAGCTAGGAAGGGCAGTGTTTTATCCAGAATTTTCTACAGTACAAGATAACTGTATCCTAGGAATTTACCATTCCAATTCCTGGCAAAGCACCAAGGATCGAGTTCttgcacaatttaaaacaaacgGTGTAAAACGCATGCTAATTGCAACAACCGCCTTGTGCATGGGAGTGAACTTCCCTGATGTTCGTTACATTGTTAACTGGGGACCCGCACGTTCTATTCTTGACCAACATCAGGAGGCTGGAAGGGCAGGACGAGATGGGAAGAAATCACATGTCATAATCATTTACCATGGGAAGCAAGTTGGACACTGTGAACAAGAGGTAAAAGATTTTGTACGTGCTAAAGGATGTTATCGTGTTGCTGCATATAAAACCTTGGATGCCACAATTGAACCTCTTGAACCTCTTCACGACTGTTGCTCATATTGTTCAACCATTTGCAAGTGTGGTGGTGCACAATGTGATGGAACTGATTTGCCTTTTGAGAGTGGCATGCAAGAGGAAAGCAGAGGTGACAACAGCAATGCCAAGCAGAGGGAGGTAACACCTGAAGACCGGGTCACATTAAAAGAGGCCTTATGTGAGGTTCGCAGTGACATGGGGGTGGAAGGACTCTCACTCGATAAAAGCTTTAGCCATGGCTTCTCAATGCAGCTGATAGAAGACATCACAAGCAAATGTGACACCATCTTTACACTTCAAGATATAATGTGcaattttcctgtattttccatttcaaattcGTTACAAATTTTGGAACTAATCCAAGAAGTATTCATGGACATTCCAAACCTCGAGGAAACCTTAAGATATTTGAACTTGCATTCAGTTCATGAGGTACCCAATGTTTATTCAAGAGTACATGAGTGGTTTGACTTTGATGGGATTGATTTAGGTGTAGACAATGACAATGATCCAGAGCTCTTAGAACTTTAA